Sequence from the Fibrobacter sp. UWH6 genome:
ATAGCGGAAACGATTGGTAAAGTACGGTGAAGGTTTCAATTTGTCCTCGGAGCGTTAGTGGGCTGAAATATATTAAATTTGGCCTATGGCAAAACCGAAGTTCTACGCAATTAAGACCCCTAGCGAAAGCAAAATCGTAACCACCTGGGACGAATGTCTAAAATTGACCCATGGAGTCAAGGGGGTGCTATTTAAATCCTTCGGTTCCATGGCTGAAGCCGAAGCCTGGATCTCCGGCATGGAAGCCCCTGTTCCCGGAGGAGTCCGCGTATTCGTGGATGGATCCTTTTCTCCCGGGTTTCCCTATTCCGGATGGGCCTTTGTTGTGACAGAAGATGACAAGGAAATCGCCAGAGGGAACGGTCTGACGGCTTTCGAGGCCGAAAGTCGAAACATCGATGGGGAAGTCATGGCCAGCTATCAGGCCATGCGCTGGCTGGACGCCCACAACATGAACGGCGTCATCTGCCACGACTACGAAGGCATCGCCCGCTGGGCCAAAGGCGAGTGGGCCGCCAAGAGCAATATCGCCAAACGCTACGTGACCGCCGCCCAGCCCTTCCTGCACCGCGTAAAGTTCGAAAAAGTTGCCGCCCACACTGGCGTCAAGTGGAACGAACTGGTGGACAAGCTGGCCAAGGAAGCTATCCAGGCTGGAAAAACCGCCCAGAAAAAGTAGGACGGCGGGGCGTTTTTTGCGTTTTTCGCTCAAAAATGCTAATTAATTTGTTTGTCAGAACCGTTTCCCCTGACTTCCTTGGTGAAAATTTTTCTGTTAGAGCTGAATCCCGTGGAGGGGTAAACGCAAATTTTTTCTGTCGGAGCACAATCCCGCGTTGCGGAAAGTGCAAAATTTTCCGTCGGAGCTCAATCCCGTGTTGCGGAACGCGCAAATTTTCCTGTCAGAGCACAATCCCGTGTTGCGGAAAGCGCAAAT
This genomic interval carries:
- a CDS encoding viroplasmin family protein yields the protein MAKPKFYAIKTPSESKIVTTWDECLKLTHGVKGVLFKSFGSMAEAEAWISGMEAPVPGGVRVFVDGSFSPGFPYSGWAFVVTEDDKEIARGNGLTAFEAESRNIDGEVMASYQAMRWLDAHNMNGVICHDYEGIARWAKGEWAAKSNIAKRYVTAAQPFLHRVKFEKVAAHTGVKWNELVDKLAKEAIQAGKTAQKK